A stretch of DNA from Shewanella sediminis HAW-EB3:
TAACATAGTCAGGCCGATATAGATCAGGTAACAACACCCAACCACTTTAATAACGGTGAAAGCCATCGCCGATGTCGCGAGTATTGCCGATAAGCCAAACGCTGCGGCCAAGATATGCACTAAGGTGCCGGTCGCTATTCCCCAAGAAGCCATCGAGCCGCCCCTGAAGCCCTGTGTCGCACTGCGGCCGACAATATAAAGCGAGTCGGGCCCCGGCATGATATTCAGCGCAATTCCCGAGAGTACAAACAACCAAATATCGTTAATTCCCAATCGACTCACCCTCTGCTTCCACCTGAAAATATTCCCCTCGGCAACGACTCTCTATCTGAGATATAGCAAATAAATGGATCTCTGCATAGCTTTTAGGAAATTGAGTGGTGGGTATTTAGTGATGGGCACTAGATTACCGATGGACACAGAGATAACTCTCTTCGCAGGCCGGTAGCTAGATTCTAGATCCTGGCTCCTAATCTTATAAACTATGCTCACTCCACCAGGCTTCGACAATCTTCTCATAGCTGCCATCTCGCTTCATCTCAGTCAGGGCCTCATCAAATCTATCCCTGATATGAGTGAGTTTATTCACCTTAGAGAAGCCCATATACGCGGATGTGGATTGAATAACTGGTGATAATCGCTTGATATTTTTACAACGTTTAATAGAGGTATTTTGCAGCACCTTGATCCTGCTGGAAACATAGTGAATGGTATTTTTTTCACCGATAAGAATATCGATATCACCGGTACATAGCTTGAGCAGCAGGGTATCAAACTCAACATCGATACTCATATGCTTAATGACCCTGTTGGCAACCGCCTCATCGAAAATTGTGCCATAACTGAAATCTTGCCGGGCGCCAAAATGATACTCTCTCAGTGCCGTCAGATCTCCATCGAAGGTTATTGGGGAGTCTTCGACGACAAACAAGGTTATCCTCTCCTCCATTAATACTACCTGGCTAAAATCGATATAGGCCAGTCTTTCGGGGACAACCAGGACTTCGATTAAGCCATCAATTCTTCCCTCTTTCATAAATTTTAACGCTCTGGACCAGGGTAATACCTGTAACTTAATGGGTTGCTCTATACGCTGAAAGACGGCTTCGACCAGACGCACCGATACGCCATGAAACTGGCCGTTATCGGTATACTCATAGGGGGGATATTCCAGTATCGCGATATCGAGCGCATCATCAGAGCTCGCCTGAAGATGTAAGCTGCCACACAAGAATAGGATTAACGCTATGATGGTTTTTTTCATGACTCACCCGGATAAGAGCATCAGCCAATCGAGTGTTGGCAACAGATGCTCCCACCAAGTTTAGACCAAAATTCCCCTGCTCACCTTTCTCTGGGTGATGAGTGGAACCTGATTTAAACTGCTTACTTTAATGCTAACTTTAACTTTTAGTTTTCAGCTCTGATAGCATAGATTCTTCGAACATATCGGGCGATACCGACAGCCCCAATCCGGTTATCGTCTCTTCGTGCTGTACGATATCTTTCTCTAACTTGGGCATAGTGAGCGTATTATTATCAAGCAGGTAGACCTGCTTCAGGCTTGTGTAATAAAAACTCAAGGTAATGAGCGCATCGAGGTTATCTGCATCTGCTGCACTTTTGATGATTTTAAGCTGGCGGTAGATACGGTTATGCAGCGCCTTGAGTCGCCAAACATAATAGACTTCGGCCAGAAACGGATTGTCTTTTATCCGCCATAGACCGCCGCCACACACCAGGGCGGCGAAGATAACCCCGAGCAGGTTGAGATGAAAATTACCGGTCGACTCAACTTCTGCGGCATTTGCTAAACTCGTATCGACTCCGAAGATGGCAATCAGCCCAGTACCAAAAACCAATGACAAAATGATCAGGCCGGCCACTAACCCCACGCTGACAATATTGAGATTCTTTTTATATATATTCTTATCAATTTCACGTAACTTCATTTATTCACTTTCTCTAAGATACAGGCACGGATGTGATTTAATCTAAATTTTAATCATATTAGCCATAGTATCCCAAGAGACACTTAAGACTGAATGAATTAGGTGATTGAACGCACATTTTTGTTTGCAAAAACAGAAAAACAGATTAGAAGTAAAAACATCTAGACGTCTAAATTGACAGACGTCTATAAATCTCATATCCTCTCGACTATTGAGATGTACCATTTCGTCATTTTTGGTTCATAGTTAAACAATAACTAAGCATTGGTTAAACATGAGCTAGATATGAGATAAAAAATGACGGCGTGTTCCAGCTAGGAGGGCGGAACCAATGGTTTGATGAACGATGAAAAGAGAGAACACTTTGACGACTTCTACTAATACCCAAGAAACAGCAGCCAATGGCATTGCTCCTAACGCCTCATTTTTGGCACTACTCCCCCTTTTTCTATTCCTGGCCCTATTTATTGGTGCCGGCGTCTACTTCCAGAGCCAGGGCGTTGATTTTGCGTTTTATCAACTTCCCAGCGTTATCGCGATTTTGCCAGCCATTATCTTTGCGCTCATCATCTCGAAACAGAAGCTCAACCAAAGCATAGATACCTTTATTGAAGGTATCGGTCATTCAAACATCATCGCTATGTGCCTTATCTACCTGTTAGCCGGCGCATTTGCATCCGTAGCCAAAGCAACCGGTGGCGTGGATGCCACTGTGGCACTGGGCCTATCTTTAGTTCCGTCAAACTTGCTACTACCCGGGTTCTTCGTCATCGCCGCCTTCATTGCGACCGCCATGGGAACCTCTATGGGCACGATTGCCGCCGTGGCACCGATAGCGCTAGGCGTGGCTAACGAAGCCCAGATTGAATTGGCCATAATGGCCGGTGCGGTAATATCGGGCGCTCTGTTTGGCGATAACCTCTCTATCATCTCGGATACCACGATTGCGGCGACGCGTACCCAAGGTTGTGAGATGAAAGATAAGTTCAGAGAGAACCTAATCTTCGCCATTCCAGCCTCTATCATCACCTTAATCGTCTTCACATTAGTCGGTCAGGGTCAAGCTGATGTAGCGCCACAAGAGATAGATTTTATCAAGGTAATCCCTTACCTCACCATTTTAATCTTGGCGGTATCTGGCTTAAATGTATTCGTCGTGCTCACGATAGGTATTTTATTGGCAGGTGTCACCGGCTTATTCACCATGGATTATGGTCTGATACAATTCGGTCAGGATATCTATACCGGTTTCACCAACATGCAGGAGATCTTCATTCTCTCTATGCTCGTCGGCGGATTGGCGGCGTTAATGCAGCAACAGGGCGGTCTTACCTTTGTCAGCGAGCAGATTGAGAAACTGATCACACGTTTCTCTAAAGCCAAAGGCGAAGCATCGACTCGCGCATCGGAGCTGGGTATGGCCGGCATTGTAGCCTTGACCAACACCTGTGTGGCCAATAATACCGTCTCTATCGTTGTCACGGGTGACATAGCTAAAGATCTGGCTCAAAAACATGAGGTGACACCTAAGCGCGCCGCCAGCATCATGGATATCTTCTCCTGCATAGTGCAAGGGCTGATCCCCTATGGCGCACAGGCACTGCTGGTCGCTTCAATCTTTAGCATCTCACCGCTGCAAGCTGTCACTCACGCCTGGTACTGCATGATCTTAGCCGTTGTCGCTATCTCTATCGTTATTTTACGTAAGCGAACTGCTTAATAGCTTATACCTATAGTGGTATTGAAGATGTGGATAAAATAGGGCACCTTATGGGGATAATTCAGCTAGACTCTTTGTTGTACCGGAGTCAGGTCTAATTAGAGTCGATACCGGGTCAATAGCGAGCCACCTCGCCCTACCCGATACCTCTAAGCTGAAACAGATAAGGATATCTAATCTCAAATATGAGACCCGGTAAAGGAGTGCAGATCGCTGCGCTCCTTTTTGTTATTCACCGATAGAAAGCGAGTGCTGACGATGCAGACAGAACTCAATGTCCACTCTACCGATTACGATCTACATCGTTTGGTGATCTGGATGATTCTGGCCGGCGCTCTGGTGACCTCCGCCGGCATCTCTATCTCTGTCTGGGCCGAATATCAAAGAATTGGTGTCGAAGTATTTTTCAGGCGTGCCGATTTGCTGGGGGACTATATTCACTCTCCACTGGCCTACGTCTATAACATGTCCCTGATAAGCGCCGGATCGTGCATCTTATTGGCCATGTATGGTCTGTATCAGCTCAAACTCGGCGACTTTAGCCACTATCTCTCTCTTTCTGGTTTCTGGGTGGGACTCTCAATTATTCTGATTGGGGTATTCCCGATTAACTACCTCGATGAACACAGGCTGGTATCCACCAGCTTCTTAATCGGCACCTTTGTCCTTCACCTGCTAACCATCACCACACGAATTAACCATAAAGAGATCTGTTCAAATTCACTGTTTGTCTTGGCTATTTTAGGTTTTATCAGTGCCTCAGGCCTTATTTATCAACTCGACTGGAGCCAGTTAGATTTTAAGCCCTGCCCCCACGACAAACTCGAGATATGCTGGGTCGCACTCAATATGTGGTTTCAGACCAATGTCACTATGCTTTGGTGTATCTTGCTGGCATTAAATGTAAGAAAACTCGCCATCAATAATACACAGGTACGGCCGTCAAAATAGGTCAGACTCAGAAGCACGAGGGCATCTTTCGGTTTCTATCGGTCAGCGAACCATTTAAATGCTAAAATCATCCACTGACAATTACCGCTCCTCCTTCAATAGGCTCTATGACTCCCTCTCCTATCATTTCACCGACAGCGATTTCACCGGCAAAAACTTCGGTGGCAAAAAAAATCAGACTCGCTAAATATCTCGCCCTGACAGGTCTGTGCTCACGCAGGGCCGCAACTCGTTATATTCGTGATGGCCTGATCATGATTGAAGGGCGCCAGGCGAATCATATCGATACCGTCACGCTCATTGAGTCCCCCGATGGTTTGATCTGCAAAGAGTTACTCCTGTTCGATGGCATGGCGGTCGAGGGCATAGAGCCGAAACAATACCGGATGCTCAACAAATGCGTCGGCACCGATTGCCGTCTGCTGCCCGATGACTCCGATTCCCTGCTGCACCTGCTACCTGCAAGCCCCAGACTCTACCCCGTTGGGCGTTTAGACAAAGACTCCCGTGGTCTCTTGTTACTCACCAATGACGGAGAACTCACCCAGCACTTGATGCACCCCGATTTTGGCCATACTAAAACCTATCGGGTGCGCGTCGACCGCCCCTATGGAGATGAGTTTTTGCAAAAGATGGCTCAGGGGGTCAGCTACCGAGATGTCACCACACTCCCGTGCACTATGACACGTTTAAGTGAAGACCAATTTGAGATAGTGCTGACACAAGGGCTAAACCGACAGATCCGCCGCATGAGTCAGGCGCTGGGTTTCAAGGTCATCGACCTCAAACGGGTGAAAATCCAGACTCTGATGCTTGAGGATCTTAACGAGGGTGAGATGAGAGAGTTAACGGTTGAAGAGATTGATAAATTAAAGCAGGAAACAAGGATCTAGGAACTCGAATCTCGAGCTGCGAAATCAATCTCACAACTCGAAATTCGTCGCTAAATGCTAGTGAACGATCTCCATCTCGGCTAACAAGTTATCTGCATTGTCCAGATACTTCATTACCCACAGCATGTAGCGGCTATCGATCTGAATAGAGCGGTTAGTCTCAGGATCGTAGCCCCAATCACCGATGATGCTCTCATATACACCATCGAACAGCAGACCTACTAATTCGGCGCGGCCGTTCAGTGTCGGAGAACCTGAGTTACCACCTGTGGTATCTAAGGTCGAGAGGAAGTTAACCGGTACAGAGTCCAGAGACTTCACGTAGAAATCGCCATACTGCTTCTGCTTGATAAGCTCGAGTTGCTTAGATGGCGCATCGAAAGGATTCGCTCCCGTGTCTTTAGCCAGGATCCCCTCTAAACGCGTGAATGGCACAGCCTGAAGACCGTCTTGAGGCGAGTAACCTTTCACATGACCGACAGACACACGCAGGCTTGAGTTAGCATCGGCGTACACAGGCTTACCCAGCTCTGTGTTATAGGCGATGATGGCATCCATATACTGAGGACGCACCTTCATCAGCTTACCCGCAAGCTCCTTATCTTTCTTCTCCTCTTTCATGTCCGTGTCATACATGGCAACGGCAAACTTGATGAAAGGATCATTAGACGCTTTAAAATCGGCAACCGACTTATCCAGCCAAGCCAGACGGGTATCCATATCACCAAGCGTTGTCTTGGCATACATCTTATCTAAGGTCTTAGACAGCTTCTTTTCGTCCAGATTCTTACCGATACCGAACACTTTATCTAAGGCACTGATGCGCTCGCTACCTGGCAATACGGCATAACGCTTCAACAGATCGAACAATACCGCCTTATCGACGCTGGCTGCGTAACGACGATCGATGCGCTCCATCGAAGACTTGAAGCGGATCATATCACGCTCCTGGTAACCCGGTTCACGCGCCATATCATCGAGCTGCTTCTCATTGGCAAGGCGATATAGCTTACGTGCCGTAGGCACCATAGTGGTGTAACGGATATAACCTAATATGATATCGCGTGCCTGATGCTCTTGCCCCTCGGCAATCAACTTATCCAGCTCTGCCAACGTCTTACCATATTGCTGCTGACGCTTACTGTCTTTGCTGATCCAGTTAGCCAGCTCAGACTCACGACCCTTACGGTCGTCGAGCATCGTCGACTTACCATAAAACTCGATCATAGAGGTGAAGTTCTTGGCATAGTTAGCCAGACCCGCTATCAGGCTCTCATACTTGATGCGCTCGTCGCTGCCTTCAGGCGCCGTCTCTTTGATGATCTCGATGAAGCGTTCACGCAGCATCTTACCTTCAGGATATGCCCACTCAAACTGATTCTCGACTTCATTGGCGGTGCGGTAGCGGTTAGTACGGCCTGGATAACCGGCAACCATGACAAAATCGCCATCGCTCACGCCCTTAGCCGACACCTTCAGGAAGCTCTTTGGCTCGTAGGGTACGTTGTCTTTGCTGAAATCGGCAGGCTTACCCTGTTTAGATACGTAACCACGGTAGAAAGAGAAATCACCGGTGTGACGAGGCCACATCCAGTTATCGATATCTCCGCCGTATTTACCCACGCTTGCAGCCGGGTTATACACCAGACGCACATCTCGGATCTCAAGCTGCTTAACCAGGTAATACTCGAGACCACCATGGAAGCTATAGACCTGACAACGATAACCATCTTCGGCTTCACACTCGGCAACTAAGGACTTTTCCTTATGCTCTATGCCCTGATAAAAATCATTACCAACCTTGCTCTCTAACCCTTTCTTAACCTTGTCAGTCACATTGATGACGGCTTCGGTGACGTAGATACGAGAACCCGGAGTCGCTTGCAGCTCTTCGCCATAAGACTTAGCCAGGAAACCATCTTTAAGCAGGTTTTTCTCGGGAGTCGAGTTGTACTGAATCGAGCCATAGGCACAGTGATGGTTAGTCACGGCAAGACCTTTAGGCGAGACAAATGAAGCGGTGCAGCCACCCAGGCTGATCACGGCATTCATGGGGAATTCGGTTAATTTCGAGATCGATTTTGCATCTATCTCCAGCCCTTTAGCCTTTAGCTCATCGGCCAAGGCAGGCAGTTGGTATGGTTGCCACATACCTTCGTCGGCTTGAGCGCCGAAAGAGGCGGCGACAGCGACAGTAAGAAGCCATTTTTTCATTATATTAAGTCCGTTTTGAATTATTATTCGATCAATTTGCTTGTGTTGCTTTTGTTGATTACGTTGCGAATTATTGCTTTGCTAAAAACCGGGCAAAAAAAAGCCGAGTCCGATATTTTCATATTCGAACTCGACTTTATCATAAGCGGCCATCGTTACGACAGCCCCTGAATTATTCCCTTACAAAGCTATAAGCTGGTATGGCGTCCCCTATAGAGCGACCCAAAGTTGTGAGGCAATAATCACTGTGCCTAACACGCCGGCTATGGCTAGCGCAGGAGTTCCACCCGCTACCTGATACCCATTCTCTGTTGCCTGTGGGCGTTGCTTTAACGCCATCACTATTGGCAGGAAGATGATCATCACGACCAAAGGAATTGCCGCGAAACCCAATACCGCAACGAATCCTTCCGGAATATAGAGTGCACACAAGACCGGAGGGATGAAGGTGATCAACCAGGTTTGAATACGACCCGCAATGGTAGGTCTGGCGCGGGTTAACTCTCCGATGAAGTCATATAGGCTTAGGGTCACACCGAGGAAAGAGGTCACTAAGGCAAAGTCTGCAAATAGCGAGATACACCTGCTCACCCATGGCTGAGCCGCAATATCCTGCAGAGAACTCACCAGTGCCGGCAATGAACCACCAAACCCATGAATGGCTTCACCGCCAACGGTACCCAGTGTTACCAATAACCATAAGACATAACATAGCAGAGGCAGCGTCGAGCCAATCAAGAGCACCTTACGCAGTGTCATAGTATCGCCGTCAAGATAGCGCACTAAGGTTGCGATACAGACATGAAAACCAAATGAGGTAAATACCACAGGGATAGCTGCCATCCAGACATCGAAGTTACCCCTTTCCATCGCGGCAACCGCCATCTTAGATGGGCTAACTTCAGGCATTAAGAATCCAACGGTGACGACCAAAAGCGCAATCATCAAAGAGAAGAGGATACGGGAAACCTTATCGACCCAGGCCACACCGAAGGCGGCAAACAGTCCAAGCGTCAGAGTGAATAAGATCACTGCCGCTTGGTTATCTAACGCGACATCGAACATGGTTTCGGCTTTCAGAACCAATAGAGATGAACCACCGGTTAGATATGCCGCAGTCAGGGCAAACAGTAGGCTTAAGAAGGAAGCCCCCTGAACAAGCTGACCTCTCTTACCCAAAACTTTACCGGTAATGGCATGAACATTATCACCCACGCCGGTACGAAGATTAATCTCCAGCATCAGTAGTGAGGTGTAGGCAGAGACGCCCCAAATGAGAACGAGTAAGAGTATGGCAGGAATGATCCCAAGAGCAGCGGTGGCCAGAGGCAGCGCTAACATTCCGGCACCGATGGCGGTACCAGCAACGATAGCGATAGAGCCGAGCATTTTTAAATTCACAAAATTGTCCTGTTAGATTTGTATCTTATTTTATTTTGGTGGGTCAAATTTAGAACGACTTTGAAGGAGAGATTTAGCAAGATATCAAATCAAGATTAACAGCCTCCAATCGAATCGGGTCTATCGACCACCATGATTTCAATTGGCCTCAATGGCTTAGTTAATCAATAAGTGAATTCACCCAATTAACTCAGCCACTGAGGCTGCATAAATCGAGAAGAAAATTGATAGAACTGCTGCATTACGACTCTATACTCTAAAAAATGATTGTAAGCGGACATTAACAGCTCAGCCCCCGCTGGGCAAGCCACTTGTACACAAACTAAGACGACAACTAAAGTTGTAACATCTTTATATCGAGTCATTAAAGCTTATTGGCAAACCGCCCAGATCAACTGACCTTTGTAAAAATTGTTAGATTCCTCATAGATAACCCAAAGCAGTTCCAACGAGTTGCGCTCAATCTAAGCTTCAGTATAATGCCGTCACTACTTCAGGGGAGTAGCTAACTATTTAACCTGATTCAATAGCAGGTTAAACAGAGTGAACATCAACATACTTGGCCAGATCGCCATGGTGTTCACGGCAACAGGACTCGATGAGTCATATTGCCAGGCAAGACCTGAGTGCAGTTACCGCTTATTATTTATAATGAATTGGGGGGCGGTGGAACTGTGCTCGGAATTTTTTGCCCCCCTAAAGGAAAAACATCAAGTGGAAGCTCTACTCGCCTCAACTCTTACCGTTGCCATTGCCGAAATCGGTGATAAAACTCAACTGCTCGCCCTCATTCTTGCTGCCAGATTCAGTCACCTCAGCGGAGGGAAAACGGCCATCATTCTTGGCATATTTCTTTCTACGTTAGTGAATCATTTTGCCTCTGCCTGGTTTGGCCAATGGGCCATAGGTTTGATCACTCCAGAATTAGCCAGATACCTGATTGCGGGTTCATTTTTTGCAATCGCACTCTGGGTTCTCGTTCCCGATAAGATGGATGAAGAGCAGAGCCGTTTCTATAAGATGGGCCCCTTTGTCGCGACCTTTATTCTGTTTTTTATCGCAGAGATGGGAGACAAGACTCAAATTGCCACCGTGGTGCTAGCGGCAAAATATGATGCTCTGGCTATGGTGGTTATGGGGACGACATTAGGCATGTTGATCGCCAATGTTCCCGTGGTCATTGCCGGTCACTTCAGTGCGGAAAAGCTGCCTATGACCCTGATACACAGAGGTTGTGCGGTGCTATTTGCACTGCTGGGTGTATTGACACTGATATTCTAGAATTCAGAAGGTAAAAAACGAGGCCCTAGTTCCTGGGTTCTAGGGCCTCGACACCTTACCTGTTACAAACCTAAAGCCTGTTTGATGCGCTGACCGTAGTCGGCATCGGCTTTAGTGAAGTGTTCGACCATGGTCTGCTGCACATCGAGTGTGGTCTGACTCAGGGTTCCGCAGATATTGTTGATCAAGCGCGCTTTTTCCTCTTCGGAAAGAATGCGATACAGGTTACCCGCCTGAGTAAAATCATCTTGGTTATAACGACTGTATCTGTCGGCCTCGCCATCGAGACGCAAAGGTGGCTCGATAAACTGAGAGGTGTCGCTCAAGCCTTCAATGCGGCTGTTCGGACCATAGTTTGCAGAAGCATCACCGCCGGTCTGACTGCCATGATAAGGACACTGAGTGCCAGCCATCGCTCCGGCTCTTTGATGATGGTTTGCCTTAGTCCCATGAGGGCAATTTACCGGTAGCTGGTTATAGTTAGCCCCGATACGGTAGCGCTGAGCATCGGCATATGCGAATAATCGGGCTTGCAACATCTTATCCGGTGAGGCGCCAACCCCCGGAACCAGATTGCTTGGTGCTAATGCTACCTGCTCGACTTCGGCAAAGTAATTTTCCGGCATACGGTTGAGTTCCAGCTCTCCAATTTCGATCAGCGGGTAATCCCCATGTGGCCATACCTTGGTCAAGTCGAATGGGTTAATAGAATAGGTATTCGCATCAGCCTCAGGCATGATCTGTACTTTCACCGACCAACGTGGGAAGTTGCCATCGTTTATCGCCGCGACCATGTCTCGCTGTGATGAGTCGGGATCGATACCCTTTAAAATATCGGCCTGCTCAGGGGTCAAGTTAGCGATTCCCTGCTTGGTCTTAAAGTGGAATTTAACCCAGAAGCGTTCACCCTTCGCATTCCAGAGCGAGTAGGTGTGCGAACCATAGCCATTCATCTGACGATAGTTAGCCGGGATCCCGCGATCAGACATCAGCACAGTGACCTGATGTAAAGCCTCGGGGTTCAATGCCCAGAAGTCCCACATTGCTTGCGGATCTTTCAGGTTTGTCTGAGGGTTACGCTTTTGGGTATGGATAAAGTCCGGAAACTTAATCCCGTCACGCAGGAAAAAGGTTGGCGTGTTATTTCCGACTATGTCGTGATT
This window harbors:
- a CDS encoding substrate-binding periplasmic protein, with the protein product MKKTIIALILFLCGSLHLQASSDDALDIAILEYPPYEYTDNGQFHGVSVRLVEAVFQRIEQPIKLQVLPWSRALKFMKEGRIDGLIEVLVVPERLAYIDFSQVVLMEERITLFVVEDSPITFDGDLTALREYHFGARQDFSYGTIFDEAVANRVIKHMSIDVEFDTLLLKLCTGDIDILIGEKNTIHYVSSRIKVLQNTSIKRCKNIKRLSPVIQSTSAYMGFSKVNKLTHIRDRFDEALTEMKRDGSYEKIVEAWWSEHSL
- a CDS encoding DUF3087 domain-containing protein yields the protein MKLREIDKNIYKKNLNIVSVGLVAGLIILSLVFGTGLIAIFGVDTSLANAAEVESTGNFHLNLLGVIFAALVCGGGLWRIKDNPFLAEVYYVWRLKALHNRIYRQLKIIKSAADADNLDALITLSFYYTSLKQVYLLDNNTLTMPKLEKDIVQHEETITGLGLSVSPDMFEESMLSELKTKS
- a CDS encoding Na+/H+ antiporter NhaC family protein, whose protein sequence is MKRENTLTTSTNTQETAANGIAPNASFLALLPLFLFLALFIGAGVYFQSQGVDFAFYQLPSVIAILPAIIFALIISKQKLNQSIDTFIEGIGHSNIIAMCLIYLLAGAFASVAKATGGVDATVALGLSLVPSNLLLPGFFVIAAFIATAMGTSMGTIAAVAPIALGVANEAQIELAIMAGAVISGALFGDNLSIISDTTIAATRTQGCEMKDKFRENLIFAIPASIITLIVFTLVGQGQADVAPQEIDFIKVIPYLTILILAVSGLNVFVVLTIGILLAGVTGLFTMDYGLIQFGQDIYTGFTNMQEIFILSMLVGGLAALMQQQGGLTFVSEQIEKLITRFSKAKGEASTRASELGMAGIVALTNTCVANNTVSIVVTGDIAKDLAQKHEVTPKRAASIMDIFSCIVQGLIPYGAQALLVASIFSISPLQAVTHAWYCMILAVVAISIVILRKRTA
- a CDS encoding pseudouridine synthase; protein product: MRLAKYLALTGLCSRRAATRYIRDGLIMIEGRQANHIDTVTLIESPDGLICKELLLFDGMAVEGIEPKQYRMLNKCVGTDCRLLPDDSDSLLHLLPASPRLYPVGRLDKDSRGLLLLTNDGELTQHLMHPDFGHTKTYRVRVDRPYGDEFLQKMAQGVSYRDVTTLPCTMTRLSEDQFEIVLTQGLNRQIRRMSQALGFKVIDLKRVKIQTLMLEDLNEGEMRELTVEEIDKLKQETRI
- a CDS encoding S46 family peptidase — encoded protein: MKKWLLTVAVAASFGAQADEGMWQPYQLPALADELKAKGLEIDAKSISKLTEFPMNAVISLGGCTASFVSPKGLAVTNHHCAYGSIQYNSTPEKNLLKDGFLAKSYGEELQATPGSRIYVTEAVINVTDKVKKGLESKVGNDFYQGIEHKEKSLVAECEAEDGYRCQVYSFHGGLEYYLVKQLEIRDVRLVYNPAASVGKYGGDIDNWMWPRHTGDFSFYRGYVSKQGKPADFSKDNVPYEPKSFLKVSAKGVSDGDFVMVAGYPGRTNRYRTANEVENQFEWAYPEGKMLRERFIEIIKETAPEGSDERIKYESLIAGLANYAKNFTSMIEFYGKSTMLDDRKGRESELANWISKDSKRQQQYGKTLAELDKLIAEGQEHQARDIILGYIRYTTMVPTARKLYRLANEKQLDDMAREPGYQERDMIRFKSSMERIDRRYAASVDKAVLFDLLKRYAVLPGSERISALDKVFGIGKNLDEKKLSKTLDKMYAKTTLGDMDTRLAWLDKSVADFKASNDPFIKFAVAMYDTDMKEEKKDKELAGKLMKVRPQYMDAIIAYNTELGKPVYADANSSLRVSVGHVKGYSPQDGLQAVPFTRLEGILAKDTGANPFDAPSKQLELIKQKQYGDFYVKSLDSVPVNFLSTLDTTGGNSGSPTLNGRAELVGLLFDGVYESIIGDWGYDPETNRSIQIDSRYMLWVMKYLDNADNLLAEMEIVH
- a CDS encoding aromatic amino acid transport family protein, which codes for MLGSIAIVAGTAIGAGMLALPLATAALGIIPAILLLVLIWGVSAYTSLLMLEINLRTGVGDNVHAITGKVLGKRGQLVQGASFLSLLFALTAAYLTGGSSLLVLKAETMFDVALDNQAAVILFTLTLGLFAAFGVAWVDKVSRILFSLMIALLVVTVGFLMPEVSPSKMAVAAMERGNFDVWMAAIPVVFTSFGFHVCIATLVRYLDGDTMTLRKVLLIGSTLPLLCYVLWLLVTLGTVGGEAIHGFGGSLPALVSSLQDIAAQPWVSRCISLFADFALVTSFLGVTLSLYDFIGELTRARPTIAGRIQTWLITFIPPVLCALYIPEGFVAVLGFAAIPLVVMIIFLPIVMALKQRPQATENGYQVAGGTPALAIAGVLGTVIIASQLWVAL
- a CDS encoding TMEM165/GDT1 family protein codes for the protein MEALLASTLTVAIAEIGDKTQLLALILAARFSHLSGGKTAIILGIFLSTLVNHFASAWFGQWAIGLITPELARYLIAGSFFAIALWVLVPDKMDEEQSRFYKMGPFVATFILFFIAEMGDKTQIATVVLAAKYDALAMVVMGTTLGMLIANVPVVIAGHFSAEKLPMTLIHRGCAVLFALLGVLTLIF
- the katB gene encoding catalase KatB, giving the protein MTEQTNYLTSQNGAPVADDQNSLTAGERGPVLLQDFHLLEKLAHFNRERIPERVVHAKGTGVYGTFTVTKDLSAYTIADHFNEVGKQTETFVRFSTVGGEMGSADAERDPRGFGLRFYTARGNHDIVGNNTPTFFLRDGIKFPDFIHTQKRNPQTNLKDPQAMWDFWALNPEALHQVTVLMSDRGIPANYRQMNGYGSHTYSLWNAKGERFWVKFHFKTKQGIANLTPEQADILKGIDPDSSQRDMVAAINDGNFPRWSVKVQIMPEADANTYSINPFDLTKVWPHGDYPLIEIGELELNRMPENYFAEVEQVALAPSNLVPGVGASPDKMLQARLFAYADAQRYRIGANYNQLPVNCPHGTKANHHQRAGAMAGTQCPYHGSQTGGDASANYGPNSRIEGLSDTSQFIEPPLRLDGEADRYSRYNQDDFTQAGNLYRILSEEEKARLINNICGTLSQTTLDVQQTMVEHFTKADADYGQRIKQALGL